One Rhea pennata isolate bPtePen1 chromosome 31, bPtePen1.pri, whole genome shotgun sequence genomic window carries:
- the PSMB4 gene encoding proteasome subunit beta type-4 produces MEVWGGSAPPPPFWAGGPAPGQIYSPGGPAATAGLQPLTRTLSPMVTGTSVLGVKFDGGVIIAADMLGSYGSLARFRNISRLLKVNDNTMLGASGDYADFQYLKQIIDQMVIDEELLGDGHSYSPKAIHSWLTRVMYNRRSKINPLWNTVVIGGYYNGESFLGYVDMLGVAYEAPTLATGYGAYLAQPLMREVVEKKPSLTKEEARDLIERCMKVLYYRDARSFNRYEVAIATEKGVEIEGPLTLEANWDIAHLVSGFE; encoded by the exons ATGGAGGTGTGGGGAGggagcgcgccgccgccgccgttcTGGGCcgggggcccggccccggggcagatCTACAGCCCCGGCGGGCCCGCGGCCACCGCTGGCCTCCAGCCCCTCACCCGGACGCT GAGCCCCATGGTGACAGGCACTTCCGTGCTCGGAGTGAAGTTCGACGGGGGGGTGATCATCGCTGCAGACATGCTGGGCTCCTACGGCTCCCTCGCCCGCTTCCGCAACATTTCCAGGCTCCTGAAGGTGAACGACAACACCATGCTGGGGGCGTCCGGGGACTACGCCGACTTCCAGTACCTCAAGCAGATCATTGACCAGATGGT AATCGATGAGGAGCTGTTGGGAGATGGTCACAGTTACAGTCCAAAAGCCATTCACTCCTGGCTGACAAGAGTCATGTACAACCGGAGGTCCAAGATAAATCCGCTCTGGAACACTGTTGTCATTGGAGGCTATTACAATGGCGAGAG TTTCCTAGGTTATGTTGACATGCTTGGTGTGGCGTACGAAGCCCCTACGCTTGCTACAGGCTATGGAGCATACCTAGCTCAG CCGCTGATGAGAGAAGTCGTGGAGAAGAAACCCAGCCTGACGAAGGAGGAGGCCCGTGACCTGATTGAGCGGTGCATGAAAGTCTTGTATTACAGAGACGCCCGATCATTCAACAGA tATGAAGTTGCTATTGCAACGGAGAAAGGAGTGGAAATAGAAGGACCTTTGACCCTGGAAGCCAACTGGGACATAGCACACCTTGTCAG tGGCTTTGAATGA